A single Triticum dicoccoides isolate Atlit2015 ecotype Zavitan chromosome 2A, WEW_v2.0, whole genome shotgun sequence DNA region contains:
- the LOC119355613 gene encoding pentatricopeptide repeat-containing protein At4g17616-like has product MRILLRACRHCCRLPFFSRAAGAAFTANCGGGPWRLHRVLAAQCLPMRTTAGSILPWEAPSRETLLRTIDVALKDGNVDQALRAFGNYKSLHGLPEPRVLNGVIVSLSYTSSRRWLQRAYDLVLSVYQCNGNLLNSSSLMRLALALARDQTPVPASAVLRIILESGKLPDADILSMVFLHMLKSQVGSYLAADVLAETCECFLDQISDRRQLKKLDPIKNNVTLFNMILESCVNFKCIITAQKIMELMSLVGVVADVNTMAVASRVCQMVGQRDELMTMKGSINSFSSLPFSQQYLHFYDSLLSLQFSGNDMDAAADLIIDLYRQQKSCTFSDNDVQKQGVIQIGSGNLKSGYRIMFDPTKLDKGFVLDTKNQSGLVVPLSGNLVPSEKAVAKLIVGCVKAKKLGALSSFCITLHKEELKGISASDVINACIQMGWLHASHDILDALESAEIPVGVGTYMSLLREYENNHKPEEFNLLLQQIQKIAPTMAEFHTSPSFTIKDIAKIVKDEIPQTKSSLLSSLVEETEHYNPGDHLTFEFNNSILFFCKANMMEDALSTYKRMREQNIRPNLHTFSHILCGYSSLSMYREITILWGEIKRRLDYREISVDRDLLDCLVLDFLKGGYFSRVMEVISYMSTHNIYCDKWKYRQAFLRLHKNLYRNLNSLHDKTEAQSKRIDDVRAFRTWAGIK; this is encoded by the exons ATGAGGATCTTGCTCCGGGCGTGCCGCCATTGCTGCAGGCTGCCATTTTTCTCTCGGGCTGCCGGAGCTGCCTTCACT GCAAATTGCGGCGGGGGCCCATGGAGGCTGCATCGCGTTCTAGCTGCGCAGTGTCTTCCCATGAGAACAACTGCCGGCTCGATTCTGCCATGGGAAGCGCCATCCCGTGAAACTCTACTGAGGACGATTGATGTTGCTCTCAAGGATGGCAATGTCGACCAGGCGCTGCGAGCATTTGGCAATTATAAAAGCCTGCATGGCCTTCCCGAGCCAAGGGTATTGAATGGTGTGATTGTGTCACTGTCGTACACATCTAGTCGAAGGTGGCTTCAGAGAGCGTATGACTTGGTTCTGTCAGTTTATCAGTGTAACGGCAATCTTCTCAACTCTAGCTCGCTGATGAGGCTAGCTCTGGCACTTGCAAGAGATCAGACACCTGTTCCTGCCTCTGCAGTTCTTAGGATCATACTGGAGAGCGGCAAGCTTCCTGATGCTGATATATTGAGCATGGTGTTTTTGCACATGTTGAAGTCACAAGTAGGATCCTATCTTGCAGCTGATGTTCTGGCTGAGACCTGCGAGTGTTTCTTGGATCAAATTTCAGATAGGCGACAGCTGAAAAAATTGGACCCAATAAAGAACAATGTCACCTTGTTCAATATGATTTTGGAGTCTTGTGTTAACTTCAAATGCATCATCACAGCCCAGAAAATAATGGAGCTGATGTCATTGGTCGGGGTTGTGGCTGATGTGAATACAATGGCGGTCGCTAGCCGGGTCTGTCAAATGGTTGGGCAGCGAGATGAATTGATGACCATGAAAGGAAGCATCAATTCTTTCTCCTCTTTGCCATTCTCTCAGCAATATCTACATTTTTACGACAGTTTATTGAGCTTGCAATTCAGTGGTAATGACATGGATGCTGCTGCAGATCTTATAATCGATCTGTATCGGCAACAAAAGTCATGCACTTTCTCCGACAATGATGTGCAGAAACAAGGTGTGATACAAATTGGCTCTGGTAACCTAAAAAGTGGATACAGAATAATGTTTGACCCCACAAAATTGGACAAAGGTTTTGTGTTAGATACAAAAAACCAGTCTGGACTTGTTGTTCCTCTCAGTGGAAATCTTGTTCCTAGTGAAAAGGCTGTTGCTAAGCTTATCGTAGGCTGTGTGAAAGCAAAGAAACTGGGTGCATTGTCTAGCTTCTGTATTACATTGCATAAGGAAGAACTAAAGGGAATTTCTGCTTCAGATGTGATTAATGCCTGCATTCAGATGGGATGGTTGCATGCCTCTCATGATATCCTGGATGCTTTAGAGTCAGCTGAGATTCCTGTCGGGGTTGGTACTTACATGTCTCTTCTCAGAGAATACGAGAATAATCATAAACCCGAAGAATTCAATTTGCTTCTCCAACAGATACAGAAAATAGCACCGACCATGGCGGAATTTCATACTAGTCCATCATTTACCATAAAGGACATTGCCAAAATAGTCAAGGATGAGATCCCCCAAACTAAATCATCTTTGCTTTCCAGTTTGGTTGAAGAAACTGAACACTATAACCCTGGAGACCACTTAACCTTTGAGTTCAataattcaattcttttcttctgcAAGGCAAACATGATGGAAGATGCTCTGAGCACATATAAACGCATGAGAGAGCAAAATATTAGACCCAATCTGCATACCTTTTCCCATATACTGTGTGGATATTCGTCATTAAGCATGTATAGGGAGATTACCATACTGTGGGGAGAAATAAAACGCAGACTCGACTACAGAGAAATATCTGTGGACAGGGATTTGCTTGACTGCTTAGTTTTAGATTTCCTCAAAGGTGGCTATTTTTCAAGGGTGATGGAGGTTATAAGTTACATGTCAACCCATAATATTTACTGCGACAAGTGGAAATACAGGCAGGCCTTTCTGAGGCTGCACAAGAATCTGTATAGGAACTTGAATTCATTGCATGACAAAACAGAAGCTCAGAGCAAAAGGATTGATGATGTCCGAGCTTTCAGGACATGGGCAGGCATCAAATAG